In Vespa velutina chromosome 1, iVesVel2.1, whole genome shotgun sequence, the genomic stretch AACTACGAAACCCTTCGATGACCTCGACAGGACCTCCACGATCGTTCTAGTGACGCGCGATCATCGATTATCGGTGTTGGGGGGAGGGGGGCATCTCGTTATCGAGATCTTTAtactgcttctttttttttcttttttctttttcttttttttttttttttatatttctttgaacTTTCTCGACAAAGACAAGAGCACGAAAACGGGAAGATCGTGATAAATATAGCGTCTAAAgcaaaggaaataataatgatcgttgTGCCATCGGTACGGTTCGcggatatataatttttcgttgCTAAATTTggcttctttcttcgttcattttctttttaaaaatagaacgTAGGCTTATAGTCCGTCCGTagtttattgaaataatgaaattggcCACGATCCTCGCGTAATACGTCCTCGTATACAAGGTAGCCGGCCCGTGAGAAGTCAGGGCCTGCTCAAGAAACTCGTGCGAATCCAACGAAAAATCGTCACGAGTTATCTAATACCTAAGGTACTAACGGCCGGATCATACTGTCTCGATAGACGAAATGCATCTCtaataattttagaatttCATCCCGCGGAAAGAATTTTGGACCTTGATATTGCTGATAGATTGACAAGACTGTAACTTTAAAGGGTTACTCTATAAATATGCAATATCTCGGTACCAAGATTGTTTGCTCTTTTCtaccccttttctttttctatgtttttccctgtttctctttttttttagaccaTTATTCTTCGAATGAATCGCCACTCCAACGAACGATCAACAATTaatatctctcactctccgATTATCCTTTCGGCTcgcttgcaaaaaaaaaaagaaaaaaagaaaaagtgagcgGTCAGTCTTCAGCGACGAAAAGATAGAAACGATGATCGTTCTTCTTCGAACTCGTCGATTCtcgtcttcgtttcttttcatctttcgcGTGTCCGTACAAAAGTTTTCGATTCTCTCGAGCCTGCTCTTCTCCTCGAATTCTCATCCTAACTTTAACGCTTTTCAAGCTTCTTTTCGATATTGAACGATCGATGgaaatctttatttctatctctctctctctctctctctctctctctctctctctctttctctctctttccttcccgaGAAATCCCTTCGACGTGAGGTTAAGAGACAAAGCGTTTCATGGCCGAAGATAATCGATTCTCGCGCGCACGCTCGCtagctcgctcgctcgttcgtgcTTGGTCCTTCCCGATGATCCTGATTATCGTTCCGGCATGAAGTAAGATGGATTTTTCGAGTAAAGGACCATGACGGCCAGGAGGACGAGGATGTAGTTTCGACTTCCGTGACTCGAGTAGAGCGTGACCACTCCTACGAACCACCAAAACGTATGACAACCGCAAGGAGCCGAGCTAATTCCCCTTTGGATCGCCGCCGGATGTTCTCCTGAAAATAAACGCTTTCATTTGGTAAATCTTcctaaataagaaaaagaaaaagaaagtaacgaaTGCCGACTCACCGTTCAAAACATGAAGTTGCACGCTGGCACTGTCCAAATTACTCGGACTGCAGGTGTAATTACCGGAATCCTCTCGCCTGGCGTTGCGAATCACGAGACTGCTAACCGTATCGTGATCGATCCTTTTAGTCTGTATGTCGATCTTACCCTGCTGATAATTGAGAACGCGATCGCCCTCGTGATACCAGAAGACGTAGAACGGCCCCTCGAGAGATTGCTTTATCACGCAACGTATTGCGACCGTGCTTCCAGTTTTCACGTACATGTCCCGGTCTCCCAGGATCTCGATTTTTGGCactaaaatatcaaaaaggtACCGAACGTATTTCCATCCTCTCCTGCcgttaaatcatttattaagcaattctttcctttcttcctttttcattttcctttacgATCATTATCGTTGAGGTATCCCTCGAGCGTTAAAAAAGTTTAGCGTTCGTCTTAACGATCGAACACGGCAAACTTTTTCATCGAACGGAAGTGAGGAAAAGCGAAAGTGTACCGTCGCGCTAAACGAACGCTTTACTTTCGTTCGCTTAATCGCTCGTAAGTCcgctcgtaaaaaagaaaaagtaaaagaagaaaaaaaaaaaaaaagaaaaaaagaaagaaaaaggagaagaagaaaaaattcgttcgaaaGGAATAAAACACGAGAGAGGTAAAAGGCTCGAGAGTTCCACTTGGCAAGGCTCACCGACGATGTTGAGCTTGATAATGTGGCTCTTCTTCGGATCCGTCGAGATTTGGCACTCGTATTCGCCCTCGTCCCGTGCCTGGACGTATTTCACCTGCAACGTCCAAGTGTCGGACGCGTCCGCGAAGATCGCCTGAAACCTCTCGTCGGGGATGAACATGGTCCTATCCACGGATAGTATGTGCGAGTCTCTTCTCCTGATCCACGAGACCTTAtcaatttattcgaattaattactCGAAAGGT encodes the following:
- the LOC124950013 gene encoding neurotrimin-like isoform X2; protein product: MSSYLYLCVSTRSHSLVKRFDGIYTGPYFDSNSPTNITAQLGSHAYLPCKVRQLGNKSVSWIRRRDSHILSVDRTMFIPDERFQAIFADASDTWTLQVKYVQARDEGEYECQISTDPKKSHIIKLNIVVPKIEILGDRDMYVKTGSTVAIRCVIKQSLEGPFYVFWYHEGDRVLNYQQGKIDIQTKRIDHDTVSSLVIRNARREDSGNYTCSPSNLDSASVQLHVLNGEHPAAIQRGISSAPCGCHTFWWFVGVVTLYSSHGSRNYILVLLAVMVLYSKNPSYFMPER
- the LOC124950013 gene encoding neurotrimin-like isoform X1 translates to MRRSSYVNYYVLCLVCWILLGITGVSTRSHSLVKRFDGIYTGPYFDSNSPTNITAQLGSHAYLPCKVRQLGNKSVSWIRRRDSHILSVDRTMFIPDERFQAIFADASDTWTLQVKYVQARDEGEYECQISTDPKKSHIIKLNIVVPKIEILGDRDMYVKTGSTVAIRCVIKQSLEGPFYVFWYHEGDRVLNYQQGKIDIQTKRIDHDTVSSLVIRNARREDSGNYTCSPSNLDSASVQLHVLNGEHPAAIQRGISSAPCGCHTFWWFVGVVTLYSSHGSRNYILVLLAVMVLYSKNPSYFMPER